The following coding sequences lie in one Zingiber officinale cultivar Zhangliang chromosome 2B, Zo_v1.1, whole genome shotgun sequence genomic window:
- the LOC122049400 gene encoding geranylgeranyl pyrophosphate synthase 7, chloroplastic-like, whose product MNVPVMTTCPSPSWSLASRRRRFLPAVRCVSSVPKVADEADLFDLKQYMAEKARRVDAALDRALPLRPPERLFAAMRYSLLSPGKRVRPVLTLAACELVGGDESAAMPVACAAEMIHVMSLIHDDLPCIDNDDVRRGRPANHVAFGEGFAVLAGDALHCFAYEHAAAATRAPPDRVLRAVAELGRATGAEGLLAGQIMDIECEGKEVGLEVLEGIHLHKTAKLMEAAAACGVIMGGGREEEVERLRRYGRVLGLLCQVVDDIMDVTKTTEELGKTAGKDSACGKTTYPKLLGLEAAGRVAEELVGKAEEELQGFDRNRARPLRHLARYIANLARYN is encoded by the coding sequence ATGAACGTTCCGGTGATGACCACGTGCCCCTCGCCGTCGTGGAGCCTCGCCTCTCGGCGGCGCCGCTTCCTCCCCGCCGTAAGATGCGTCTCCTCTGTTCCTAAGGTGGCGGATGAGGCGGACCTGTTCGACCTGAAGCAGTACATGGCCGAGAAAGCCCGGCGCGTGGACGCCGCCCTCGATCGCGCCCTTCCCCTTCGCCCGCCGGAGCGCCTCTTCGCCGCCATGCGATATTCTCTCCTTTCCCCCGGCAAGCGGGTCCGCCCCGTCCTCACGCTCGCGGCCTGCGAGCTCGTCGGCGGGGACGAGTCCGCCGCCATGCCGGTCGCCTGCGCCGCCGAGATGATCCACGTCATGTCGCTCATCCATGACGACCTCCCCTGCATCGACAACGACGACGTCCGGCGGGGGCGCCCGGCTAACCACGTGGCCTTCGGGGAGGGCTTCGCGGTGCTGGCGGGCGACGCGCTGCACTGCTTCGCCTACGAGCACGCGGCGGCGGCCACTAGGGCGCCTCCGGACCGGGTCCTGCGGGCGGTGGCGGAGCTGGGGAGGGCAACGGGGGCGGAGGGCCTGCTGGCGGGGCAGATCATGGACATCGAGTGCGAAGGGAAGGAGGTGGGGCTGGAGGTGCTGGAGGGCATCCACCTGCACAAGACGGCGAAGCTGATGGAGGCGGCGGCCGCGTGCGGCGTGATCATGGGCGGCGGCCGGGAGGAGGAGGTGGAAAGGCTGAGGAGGTACGGGCGCGTGCTGGGTTTGCTGTGCCAGGTGGTCGACGACATTATGGATGTAACGAAGACGACGGAGGAGCTCGGGAAGACGGCGGGAAAGGACTCCGCGTGCGGGAAGACGACGTACCCGAAGCTGTTGGGTTTGGAGGCGGCCGGGCGGGTGGCGGAGGAGCTGGTCGGGAAGGCGGAGGAGGAGCTGCAGGGGTTTGACCGGAACAGAGCACGGCCGCTGCGCCACCTCGCACGCTACATCGCCAACCTCGCACGCTACAACTGA